A region from the Eleginops maclovinus isolate JMC-PN-2008 ecotype Puerto Natales chromosome 17, JC_Emac_rtc_rv5, whole genome shotgun sequence genome encodes:
- the cpsf6 gene encoding cleavage and polyadenylation specificity factor subunit 6 isoform X2, translating to MADGVDHIDIYADVEEEFTQEADYPVHEQIDLYDDVISPSANNGDAPEDRDYLDTLPTQGGSEGGKSSQPNVVYTYTGKRIALYIGNLTWWTTDEDLTEAIRSVGITDVLEIKFFENRANGQSKGFALVCVGSESSSRKLMELLSKRELHGQNPIVTPCNKQSLSQFEMQSRKSTQSGQMSGEGKAGPPGGGLRGGGFPMGRGRGRFPGPPGPGGDRFPGPVGPGGPPPHFPGSGMRPDLIRHQDGPLMDMSFNPFPPGGRNGNWRGRGGMQGPPRPPPGPPGPPGPPGPPPGQGLPPPLPGPPNRGDRLPPPVLFPGQFGQPPMGPLPPGPPPPGYGPPPGPPPPQQGPPPPGPFPPRPPGPIGPPMALAPPPHMPGPPPGGPPPAPHVNPAFFPPPGNNNMPPNDNRGPPGPNDPYGRPPPYERGDYGPGGRDMEASRTPLSEAEFEEIMNRNRAISSSAISRAVSDASAADYGSAIETLVTAISLIKQSKVSADDRCKVLISSLQDCLHGIESKSYGSASSPMMLLNARRERSRERDHSRSREKSRRHKSRSRDRHEDYYRERSRERDRHRERDRDRDREREREREYRHR from the exons GAAGCCGACTACCCAGTCCACGAACAGATCGACCTGTATGATGATGTTATATCCCCATCAGCCAATAATGGAGATGCTCCGGAAGACCGGGACTATCTGGACACACTGCCTACACAGGGTGGCTCAGAGGGAGGGAAGAGTTCCCAACCCAACGTGGTGTACACCTACACCGGCAAAAGGATTGCCCTGTACATAGGAAACCTAACATGG TGGACGACTGACGAGGACCTGACAGAAGCTATCCGGTCGGTCGGCATCACAGATGTGCTGGAGATCAAGTTCTTTGAAAACAGAGCCAATGGCCAGTCAAAAGG GTTTGCACTGGTGTGTGTGGGCTCAGAGTCATCTTCCAGGAAATTGATGGAGCTGCTGTCAAAGAGGGAGCTCCATGGTCAGAATCCCATCGTCACGCCGTGCAACAAACAGTCCCTCAGCCAGTTTGAGATGCAGTCACGCAAAA GTACCCAGTCAGGCCAGATGTCCGGGGAAGGCAAAGCTGGTCCCCCTGGCGGTGGCCTTCGTGGAGGGGGTTTCCCCATGGGTCGAGGCAGAGGCAGGTTCCCCGGACCACCGGGCCCCGGAGGAGACCGCTTCCCTGGTCCTGTTGGACCTGGAGGACCACCTCCACATTTCCCTG GCTCGGGAATGAGACCAGATCTGATTAGGCACCAAGATGGCCCTCTGATGGATATGAGTTTCAATCCCTTCCCGCCGGGGGGCAGGAACGGGAACTGGCGTGGCAGAG gTGGGATGCAGGGTCCACCACGTCCCCCTCCTGGCCCACCCGGACCCCCTGGTCCTCCAGGACCTCCACCTGGCCAGGGTctaccccctcccctccctggTCCTCCAAATCGTGGCGACAGGCTTCCTCCCCCTGTTCTCTTCCCTGGTCAGTTTGGCCAGCCTCCCATGGGCCCCCTGCCCCCAGGCCCCCCACCTCCAGGTTACGGCCCTCCCCCTGGTCCCCCGCCACCTCAGCAGGGCCCACCACCCCCGGGACCCTTCCCTCCACGTCCCCCAGGCCCAATTGGGCCCCCCATGGCTTTGGCTCCACCTCCACACATGCCAGGTCCCCCACCAGGTGGACCACCGCCAGCACCCCATGTCAACCCTGCCTTCTTCCCCCCACCTGGCAACAACAACATGCCCCCCAATGACAACCGCGGCCCCCCTGGACCAAACGACCCATACGGACGTCCGCCACCATATGAAAGAGGGGACTACGGTCCTGGAGGCCG GGACATGGAGGCGTCACGGACCCCACTGAGCGAGGCAGAGTTTGAGGAGATCATGAACAGGAACAGAGCCATCTCCTCCAGTGCTATTTCTCGAGCAGTGTCTGACGCCAGTGCAG CTGACTATGGAAGTGCCATAGAGACCTTGGTGACAGCCATCAGTCTGATCAAACAGTCCAAAGTGTCGGCCGATGACCGCTGTAAGGTCCTCATCAGTTCCCTGCAGGACTGTCTCCACGGCATTGAGTCAAAAAGCTACGGTTCTGCCTCCAG TCCAATGATGCTTCTCAATGCCAGGCGAGAACGTTCCAGGGAACGGGACCACAGCCGCTCCAGAGAAAAGAGCAGACGTCACAAGTCTCGCAGCCGCGATAGACATGAAGACTATTACAGAGAACGCAGCCGGGAGCGCGACCGCCATCGTGAGAGGGACAGGGACCGTGACCGTGAGAGAGAGCGTGAAAGGGAGTACCGACACCGCTAG
- the cpsf6 gene encoding cleavage and polyadenylation specificity factor subunit 6 isoform X6 produces the protein MADGVDHIDIYADVEEEFTQEADYPVHEQIDLYDDVISPSANNGDAPEDRDYLDTLPTQGGSEGGKSSQPNVVYTYTGKRIALYIGNLTWWTTDEDLTEAIRSVGITDVLEIKFFENRANGQSKGFALVCVGSESSSRKLMELLSKRELHGQNPIVTPCNKQSLSQFEMQSRKSTQSGQMSGEGKAGPPGGGLRGGGFPMGRGRGRFPGPPGPGGDRFPGPVGPGGPPPHFPGGMQGPPRPPPGPPGPPGPPGPPPGQGLPPPLPGPPNRGDRLPPPVLFPGQFGQPPMGPLPPGPPPPGYGPPPGPPPPQQGPPPPGPFPPRPPGPIGPPMALAPPPHMPGPPPGGPPPAPHVNPAFFPPPGNNNMPPNDNRGPPGPNDPYGRPPPYERGDYGPGGRDMEASRTPLSEAEFEEIMNRNRAISSSAISRAVSDASAADYGSAIETLVTAISLIKQSKVSADDRCKVLISSLQDCLHGIESKSYGSASSPMMLLNARRERSRERDHSRSREKSRRHKSRSRDRHEDYYRERSRERDRHRERDRDRDREREREREYRHR, from the exons GAAGCCGACTACCCAGTCCACGAACAGATCGACCTGTATGATGATGTTATATCCCCATCAGCCAATAATGGAGATGCTCCGGAAGACCGGGACTATCTGGACACACTGCCTACACAGGGTGGCTCAGAGGGAGGGAAGAGTTCCCAACCCAACGTGGTGTACACCTACACCGGCAAAAGGATTGCCCTGTACATAGGAAACCTAACATGG TGGACGACTGACGAGGACCTGACAGAAGCTATCCGGTCGGTCGGCATCACAGATGTGCTGGAGATCAAGTTCTTTGAAAACAGAGCCAATGGCCAGTCAAAAGG GTTTGCACTGGTGTGTGTGGGCTCAGAGTCATCTTCCAGGAAATTGATGGAGCTGCTGTCAAAGAGGGAGCTCCATGGTCAGAATCCCATCGTCACGCCGTGCAACAAACAGTCCCTCAGCCAGTTTGAGATGCAGTCACGCAAAA GTACCCAGTCAGGCCAGATGTCCGGGGAAGGCAAAGCTGGTCCCCCTGGCGGTGGCCTTCGTGGAGGGGGTTTCCCCATGGGTCGAGGCAGAGGCAGGTTCCCCGGACCACCGGGCCCCGGAGGAGACCGCTTCCCTGGTCCTGTTGGACCTGGAGGACCACCTCCACATTTCCCTG gTGGGATGCAGGGTCCACCACGTCCCCCTCCTGGCCCACCCGGACCCCCTGGTCCTCCAGGACCTCCACCTGGCCAGGGTctaccccctcccctccctggTCCTCCAAATCGTGGCGACAGGCTTCCTCCCCCTGTTCTCTTCCCTGGTCAGTTTGGCCAGCCTCCCATGGGCCCCCTGCCCCCAGGCCCCCCACCTCCAGGTTACGGCCCTCCCCCTGGTCCCCCGCCACCTCAGCAGGGCCCACCACCCCCGGGACCCTTCCCTCCACGTCCCCCAGGCCCAATTGGGCCCCCCATGGCTTTGGCTCCACCTCCACACATGCCAGGTCCCCCACCAGGTGGACCACCGCCAGCACCCCATGTCAACCCTGCCTTCTTCCCCCCACCTGGCAACAACAACATGCCCCCCAATGACAACCGCGGCCCCCCTGGACCAAACGACCCATACGGACGTCCGCCACCATATGAAAGAGGGGACTACGGTCCTGGAGGCCG GGACATGGAGGCGTCACGGACCCCACTGAGCGAGGCAGAGTTTGAGGAGATCATGAACAGGAACAGAGCCATCTCCTCCAGTGCTATTTCTCGAGCAGTGTCTGACGCCAGTGCAG CTGACTATGGAAGTGCCATAGAGACCTTGGTGACAGCCATCAGTCTGATCAAACAGTCCAAAGTGTCGGCCGATGACCGCTGTAAGGTCCTCATCAGTTCCCTGCAGGACTGTCTCCACGGCATTGAGTCAAAAAGCTACGGTTCTGCCTCCAG TCCAATGATGCTTCTCAATGCCAGGCGAGAACGTTCCAGGGAACGGGACCACAGCCGCTCCAGAGAAAAGAGCAGACGTCACAAGTCTCGCAGCCGCGATAGACATGAAGACTATTACAGAGAACGCAGCCGGGAGCGCGACCGCCATCGTGAGAGGGACAGGGACCGTGACCGTGAGAGAGAGCGTGAAAGGGAGTACCGACACCGCTAG